One Fictibacillus halophilus genomic window, TGCTGTTCTAGCACCTGAGTTAAATGGAAAGATTGTCTTTTTACTTGTTGAATAGGGTCTTCGAATATTTCTCTTCCTTTACTAGAAGTCCGAATGAGTTGTCCATATTTATCATCAAAGAACAAATCTCCTGTATAGTTTTTTATCTCTAACAAAATTATAAATTTAAAGAAGTTATAATAAGTGTATCAATCTGAAAGAAGAATTCCATGTGCTTAATTCGAATGTTATGGATAATATCGGTCTCTTGTTTTGGCAGATATCGATAAAAATTACTGTAGGGACTTTTCACCGTTATGCCCAGCAATATATTTTGCCAGATTTCCTTCCAATTTCGAACGTTCTGGATGACAGCTTTGCAATCTGTTAATGACTGCACCGAGTTTTTGAATGACGTAGGGGATAAGCGGTTGTTTTTTTATAGAAAGACCTCCTTTCAACTTATGGACTTAATATAGGATGCATGATCTGGTGCTACAAAAAAGCATTTTCTGAATAACCGAAGCACAAAATATCAAGAATCAAATAATTTCTTAGGAAAATTACATAAAAATCGGCACTCATCACATAAAAAATGGGTATTATCACATAAAAAATGGCATACATCACATAATTTTATTATCCCGAGGTGCTACTACTGTTTATGGAACTATCCCCACCGCCGCTAATGTAGTATAATTCAAATTACTGCTTGAAATAGAGCACAAGAACGGTCATGGAGTGATAAGATGAGTAAAGCAAAAGGCAAGAAAAGCGGCGTTGGTCAAGGAACAGGAAAAAAGGGATGGAACCGCTGGAAAGCCAGCAGCAAGAAAAAAGGTCCAAAACCTTATGTGAGTAAAGGAAAGAATAAACCGGATAACGAAAGTGATACAGATAACAACTAAATAAATGGGACAGCCATAAGCTGTGAATGAGCCACCTGACTTACATTGTTTGGTGGTTTTAATTTTGGAATAAATCACTCAAATCTCCCATAAGATGAACTATTCATTGGTAAATGGGAGGGACGAGCTTTGGCTACGCAAAAAACGAACTACACTATATCAGAAGACTTGATCATAAAATACAATAAACTTAATGAGAAGAAAAAAGAGCTAGAGAAAGAATTAGACGAACTAAAAAAAGTGTTTCATATTTATTTTGATCATTTAGTTGGCCAAAATGAGAAAGGCGAAGTAACTGTAAACAATTACAAGCTACAGCGGCAGATCCGAAAATCAGAAAAGCTTCACGAAGAAAAGACAGTGAACCGACTTACTGAGTTAAATATGACAGATCTCATTCATCATGTACCAAAGCCGGATGAAGAAAAAGTAAAGTCTGCGATCATGCTCGGCTTATTAAGTGAAGAAGATTTGGAAGGGTGCTTGATTAAGAGTGCCTCACAAGCGATTATTGTTAAAACACTTAAAACATAAATGTTAAAAAGCAGCTCCCAATAAAGGGAACTGCTTTTCTTATTCTGCTTTCTGTAGCACGCCGACAGCTTTCGAATTTCTAATTTTCTGCAAGATACCTTGAATGGACGTATATTCGTCATAGAGGAAGACTAGTGTATCGCCAGGCTCGGAGCATTCCCATGCTTGGATCAAGGCTTCCGCTTCCTTAGGATAGACAGAAACGGATGTAATGCCTTCTGCTTCTTTTACACCCATATAGAGGTGATGAACGGTTTCACCTGGAATCCGTCCCCTTAGGTTCACATCTTCTTTAATGATAAAAATATCAGAATGCGCTCCAAAGATTCGACCCATCTCTTGAATCGTTTGATCCTTTCTGTCACCAGCTGCAGAGCCAACCGTTATTACTCGTCCACTCTTCAAATGGTCCACAGTTTCAAAAAG contains:
- a CDS encoding DUF3934 domain-containing protein; the protein is MSKAKGKKSGVGQGTGKKGWNRWKASSKKKGPKPYVSKGKNKPDNESDTDNN